From a region of the Corythoichthys intestinalis isolate RoL2023-P3 chromosome 7, ASM3026506v1, whole genome shotgun sequence genome:
- the LOC130919330 gene encoding discoidin domain-containing receptor 2-like isoform X2, giving the protein MKRPRDVHLWLLLLVSSLASVSSQVNPGVCRYPLGMSGGQIQDEDISASSQWSESTAARYGRLDFEEGDGAWCPEITVEPDHLKEFLQIDLRSLHFITLVGTQGRHAGGIGNEFAQMYKIKYSRDGSRWISWRNRQGKQVIEGNRNAYDIVLKDLEPPVIARFVRFMPVTDHSMNVCMRVELYGCEWLDGLVSYNAPVGQQMNLPEHTVYLNDSVYDGAVIHSMTEGLGQLTDGVCGLDDFADSHVYNVWPGYDYVGWNNHSFPERYVEIMFEFDRIRNFTTMMVHCNNMFTHNVKTFQQVVCYFRSELDWEPTPLVFTPEIDDEDPGARFVAVPLANHMASAIKCQFYFADVWLLFSEITFQSDTAMYNTTLSPPKTGLPPVIQPEDDPTHKVDDSTTRILIGCLVAIIFILVAIIVIILWRQVWQKMLEKSETFAYSHNQPSSTTSEQESSSTYERIFPLGPDYQEPSRLISKLPEFAQSSEEPASSSTSTQDGVPHYAEADIVTLQGVTGGNTYAIPALAMDLLSGKDVAVEEFPRKLLTFKEKLGEGQFGEVHLCEAEGMQEFMNKEFLFDVPEEAMVLVAVKMLRADASKNARNDFLKEIKIMSRLKDPNIVRLLAVCIYSDPLCMITEYMENGDLNQFLSRHEPEGQLAVLSNAPTVSFSNLCYMAAQIASGMKYLSSLNFVHRDLATRNCLVGKSFTIKIADFGMSRNLYSSDYYRIQGRAVLPIRWMSWESILLGKFTTASDVWAFAVTLWEILNFCKEQPYSQLTDEQVIENTGEFFRDQKRQIYLPQPVLCPDTLYKVMLGCWRRNTKERPSFQEIHRALLEIQL; this is encoded by the exons GTGTGTGTCGGTACCCCCTGGGAATGTCCGGAGGGCAGATTCAGGATGAGGACATCTCGGCCTCAAGCCAGTGGTCCGAATCCACCGCTGCTCGATACGGCAG GTTGGACTTTGAAGAGGGTGACGGCGCCTGGTGTCCAGAGATCACGGTGGAGCCGGACCACCTGAAGGAGTTCCTGCAGATTGATTTGCGCTCACTCCACTTCATCACCCTTGTGGGGACGCAGGGTCGCCACGCCGGCGGCATTGGTAACGAGTTCGCCCAAATGTACAAGATCAAGTACAGCCGCGACGGCAGCCGTTGGATCTCGTGGAGGAATCGGCAAGGCAAGCAG GTGATCGAGGGCAAcaggaatgcttatgacatcgtGCTGAAAGACCTGGAGCCGCCTGTGATCGCTCGGTTTGTGCGCTTCATGCCCGTCACTGATCACTCCATGAATGTCTGCATGAGGGTGGAGCTGTACGGCTGCGAATGGCTTG ATGGTCTGGTTTCGTACAACGCTCCGGTGGGCCAGCAGATGAACTTACCCGAGCACACCGTCTACCTCAACGACTCGGTCTACGACGGAGCCGTCATCCACAG TATGACCGAGGGCTTAGGCCAGCTGACGGACGGCGTGTGCGGATTGGACGATTTCGCAGACAGCCACGTGTACAACGTGTGGCCCGGCTATGACTACGTGGGCTGGAACAATCACAGCTTCCCTGAACGCTACGTAGAAATCATGTTTGAGTTTGATCGCATAAGAAACTTCACCACAATGATG GTTCACTGCAACAACATGTTCACGCACAACGTGAAGACCTTCCAACAGGTGGTCTGCTACTTTCGCTCAGAGTTGGATTGGGAACCCACGCCCCTCGTCTTCACCCCCGAGATAGACGACGAGGACCCCGGTGCACGTTTTGTCGCCGTCCCGCTGGCCAATCACATGGCCAGCGCCATTAAATGCCAGTTCTACTTTGCAGACGTCTGGCTATTGTTCAGCGAGATAACCTTCCAGTCAG ATACAGCCATGTATAACACAACACTGTCTCCTCCCAAAACAGGACTTCCGCCTGTCATCCAGCCAG AGGATGACCCCACCCACAAAGTGGATGACAGCACTACCCGCATTCTGATTGGCTGTCTGGTGGCCATCATCTTCATCCTGGTGGCCATCATTGTCATCATCCTGTGGAGGCAGGTGTGGCAGAAGATGCTAGAGAAG AGCGAGACCTTCGCCTACAGTCACAACCAGCCAAGCAGCACCACCAGTGAACAAGAATCCAGCTCCACTTACGAACGCATCTTCCCGCTGGGTCCGGACTACCAGGAGCCATCGCGGCTTATAAGCAAGCTTCCCGAGTTCGCACAGAGCTCAGAGGAACCTG CCTCCAGCAGTACGTCAACCCAGGATGGTGTCCCACACTATGCCGAAGCGGACATTGTAACCCTGCAGGGAGTGACCGGAGGCAACACGTACGCCATCCCTGCGCTCGCCATGGACCTTCTCTCCGGAAAAGACGTGGCGGTCGAGGAGTTTCCAAGGAAGCTCCTCACATTTAAAGAGAAGCTAGGAGAGGGCCAGTTCGGAGAG GTGCATCTTTGTGAGGCAGAAGGAATGCAGGAGTTTATGAATaaagagtttttatttgacgtgCCAGAAGAAGCAATGGTTTTAGTGGCGGTGAAGATGCTGCGGGCAGATGCGAGCAAAAATGCAAG GAATGACTTCCTAAAAGAGATCAAGATCATGTCTCGCCTGAAGGACCCCAACATTGTTCGCCTGCTGGCCGTGTGCATCTACAGCGACCCCTTGTGCATGATCACAGAGTACATGGAAAACGGGGACCTCAACCAGTTTTTGTCCCGCCACGAGCCAGAGGGACAGCTGGCAGTGCTCAGCAATGCGCCTACTGTCAG TTTTAGTAACCTGTGCTACATGGCTGCCCAGATAGCGTCAGGCATGAAGTACCTCTCCTCACTTAATTTTGTACACCGAGACTTGGCCACACGTAACTGCCTGGTGGGCAAGAGCTTCACCATCAAGATAGCCGACTTCGGCATGAGCAGGAATCTATACAGCAGCGACTACTACCGCATCCAAGGCCGAGCGGTGCTGCCCATCCGTTGGATGTCCTGGGAGAGCATCCTTCTG GGTAAATTCACCAcagcgagtgacgtgtgggctttCGCCGTCACCCTGTGGGAGATACTGAACTTCTGCAAAGAGCAGCCCTACTCGCAGCTCACGGATGAGCAAGTCATCGAAAACACGGGGGAGTTCTTCAGAGATCAGAAACGACAG ATCTACCTGCCACAACCTGTACTGTGCCCGGACACACTCTACAAAGTCATGCTGGGCTGTTGGAGGAGAAACACCAAGGAAAGGCCTTCCTTCCAGGAAATACACCGAGCCCTCCTGGAAATACAACTTTAG
- the LOC130919330 gene encoding discoidin domain-containing receptor 2-like isoform X3, whose translation MKVRIYSIQVFVMKRPRDVHLWLLLLVSSLASVSSQVNPGVCRYPLGMSGGQIQDEDISASSQWSESTAARYGRLDFEEGDGAWCPEITVEPDHLKEFLQIDLRSLHFITLVGTQGRHAGGIGNEFAQMYKIKYSRDGSRWISWRNRQGKQVIEGNRNAYDIVLKDLEPPVIARFVRFMPVTDHSMNVCMRVELYGCEWLDGLVSYNAPVGQQMNLPEHTVYLNDSVYDGAVIHSMTEGLGQLTDGVCGLDDFADSHVYNVWPGYDYVGWNNHSFPERYVEIMFEFDRIRNFTTMMVHCNNMFTHNVKTFQQVVCYFRSELDWEPTPLVFTPEIDDEDPGARFVAVPLANHMASAIKCQFYFADVWLLFSEITFQSGLPPVIQPEDDPTHKVDDSTTRILIGCLVAIIFILVAIIVIILWRQVWQKMLEKSETFAYSHNQPSSTTSEQESSSTYERIFPLGPDYQEPSRLISKLPEFAQSSEEPASSSTSTQDGVPHYAEADIVTLQGVTGGNTYAIPALAMDLLSGKDVAVEEFPRKLLTFKEKLGEGQFGEVHLCEAEGMQEFMNKEFLFDVPEEAMVLVAVKMLRADASKNARNDFLKEIKIMSRLKDPNIVRLLAVCIYSDPLCMITEYMENGDLNQFLSRHEPEGQLAVLSNAPTVSFSNLCYMAAQIASGMKYLSSLNFVHRDLATRNCLVGKSFTIKIADFGMSRNLYSSDYYRIQGRAVLPIRWMSWESILLGKFTTASDVWAFAVTLWEILNFCKEQPYSQLTDEQVIENTGEFFRDQKRQIYLPQPVLCPDTLYKVMLGCWRRNTKERPSFQEIHRALLEIQL comes from the exons GTGTGTGTCGGTACCCCCTGGGAATGTCCGGAGGGCAGATTCAGGATGAGGACATCTCGGCCTCAAGCCAGTGGTCCGAATCCACCGCTGCTCGATACGGCAG GTTGGACTTTGAAGAGGGTGACGGCGCCTGGTGTCCAGAGATCACGGTGGAGCCGGACCACCTGAAGGAGTTCCTGCAGATTGATTTGCGCTCACTCCACTTCATCACCCTTGTGGGGACGCAGGGTCGCCACGCCGGCGGCATTGGTAACGAGTTCGCCCAAATGTACAAGATCAAGTACAGCCGCGACGGCAGCCGTTGGATCTCGTGGAGGAATCGGCAAGGCAAGCAG GTGATCGAGGGCAAcaggaatgcttatgacatcgtGCTGAAAGACCTGGAGCCGCCTGTGATCGCTCGGTTTGTGCGCTTCATGCCCGTCACTGATCACTCCATGAATGTCTGCATGAGGGTGGAGCTGTACGGCTGCGAATGGCTTG ATGGTCTGGTTTCGTACAACGCTCCGGTGGGCCAGCAGATGAACTTACCCGAGCACACCGTCTACCTCAACGACTCGGTCTACGACGGAGCCGTCATCCACAG TATGACCGAGGGCTTAGGCCAGCTGACGGACGGCGTGTGCGGATTGGACGATTTCGCAGACAGCCACGTGTACAACGTGTGGCCCGGCTATGACTACGTGGGCTGGAACAATCACAGCTTCCCTGAACGCTACGTAGAAATCATGTTTGAGTTTGATCGCATAAGAAACTTCACCACAATGATG GTTCACTGCAACAACATGTTCACGCACAACGTGAAGACCTTCCAACAGGTGGTCTGCTACTTTCGCTCAGAGTTGGATTGGGAACCCACGCCCCTCGTCTTCACCCCCGAGATAGACGACGAGGACCCCGGTGCACGTTTTGTCGCCGTCCCGCTGGCCAATCACATGGCCAGCGCCATTAAATGCCAGTTCTACTTTGCAGACGTCTGGCTATTGTTCAGCGAGATAACCTTCCAGTCAG GACTTCCGCCTGTCATCCAGCCAG AGGATGACCCCACCCACAAAGTGGATGACAGCACTACCCGCATTCTGATTGGCTGTCTGGTGGCCATCATCTTCATCCTGGTGGCCATCATTGTCATCATCCTGTGGAGGCAGGTGTGGCAGAAGATGCTAGAGAAG AGCGAGACCTTCGCCTACAGTCACAACCAGCCAAGCAGCACCACCAGTGAACAAGAATCCAGCTCCACTTACGAACGCATCTTCCCGCTGGGTCCGGACTACCAGGAGCCATCGCGGCTTATAAGCAAGCTTCCCGAGTTCGCACAGAGCTCAGAGGAACCTG CCTCCAGCAGTACGTCAACCCAGGATGGTGTCCCACACTATGCCGAAGCGGACATTGTAACCCTGCAGGGAGTGACCGGAGGCAACACGTACGCCATCCCTGCGCTCGCCATGGACCTTCTCTCCGGAAAAGACGTGGCGGTCGAGGAGTTTCCAAGGAAGCTCCTCACATTTAAAGAGAAGCTAGGAGAGGGCCAGTTCGGAGAG GTGCATCTTTGTGAGGCAGAAGGAATGCAGGAGTTTATGAATaaagagtttttatttgacgtgCCAGAAGAAGCAATGGTTTTAGTGGCGGTGAAGATGCTGCGGGCAGATGCGAGCAAAAATGCAAG GAATGACTTCCTAAAAGAGATCAAGATCATGTCTCGCCTGAAGGACCCCAACATTGTTCGCCTGCTGGCCGTGTGCATCTACAGCGACCCCTTGTGCATGATCACAGAGTACATGGAAAACGGGGACCTCAACCAGTTTTTGTCCCGCCACGAGCCAGAGGGACAGCTGGCAGTGCTCAGCAATGCGCCTACTGTCAG TTTTAGTAACCTGTGCTACATGGCTGCCCAGATAGCGTCAGGCATGAAGTACCTCTCCTCACTTAATTTTGTACACCGAGACTTGGCCACACGTAACTGCCTGGTGGGCAAGAGCTTCACCATCAAGATAGCCGACTTCGGCATGAGCAGGAATCTATACAGCAGCGACTACTACCGCATCCAAGGCCGAGCGGTGCTGCCCATCCGTTGGATGTCCTGGGAGAGCATCCTTCTG GGTAAATTCACCAcagcgagtgacgtgtgggctttCGCCGTCACCCTGTGGGAGATACTGAACTTCTGCAAAGAGCAGCCCTACTCGCAGCTCACGGATGAGCAAGTCATCGAAAACACGGGGGAGTTCTTCAGAGATCAGAAACGACAG ATCTACCTGCCACAACCTGTACTGTGCCCGGACACACTCTACAAAGTCATGCTGGGCTGTTGGAGGAGAAACACCAAGGAAAGGCCTTCCTTCCAGGAAATACACCGAGCCCTCCTGGAAATACAACTTTAG
- the LOC130919330 gene encoding discoidin domain-containing receptor 2-like isoform X1: MKVRIYSIQVFVMKRPRDVHLWLLLLVSSLASVSSQVNPGVCRYPLGMSGGQIQDEDISASSQWSESTAARYGRLDFEEGDGAWCPEITVEPDHLKEFLQIDLRSLHFITLVGTQGRHAGGIGNEFAQMYKIKYSRDGSRWISWRNRQGKQVIEGNRNAYDIVLKDLEPPVIARFVRFMPVTDHSMNVCMRVELYGCEWLDGLVSYNAPVGQQMNLPEHTVYLNDSVYDGAVIHSMTEGLGQLTDGVCGLDDFADSHVYNVWPGYDYVGWNNHSFPERYVEIMFEFDRIRNFTTMMVHCNNMFTHNVKTFQQVVCYFRSELDWEPTPLVFTPEIDDEDPGARFVAVPLANHMASAIKCQFYFADVWLLFSEITFQSDTAMYNTTLSPPKTGLPPVIQPEDDPTHKVDDSTTRILIGCLVAIIFILVAIIVIILWRQVWQKMLEKSETFAYSHNQPSSTTSEQESSSTYERIFPLGPDYQEPSRLISKLPEFAQSSEEPASSSTSTQDGVPHYAEADIVTLQGVTGGNTYAIPALAMDLLSGKDVAVEEFPRKLLTFKEKLGEGQFGEVHLCEAEGMQEFMNKEFLFDVPEEAMVLVAVKMLRADASKNARNDFLKEIKIMSRLKDPNIVRLLAVCIYSDPLCMITEYMENGDLNQFLSRHEPEGQLAVLSNAPTVSFSNLCYMAAQIASGMKYLSSLNFVHRDLATRNCLVGKSFTIKIADFGMSRNLYSSDYYRIQGRAVLPIRWMSWESILLGKFTTASDVWAFAVTLWEILNFCKEQPYSQLTDEQVIENTGEFFRDQKRQIYLPQPVLCPDTLYKVMLGCWRRNTKERPSFQEIHRALLEIQL; this comes from the exons GTGTGTGTCGGTACCCCCTGGGAATGTCCGGAGGGCAGATTCAGGATGAGGACATCTCGGCCTCAAGCCAGTGGTCCGAATCCACCGCTGCTCGATACGGCAG GTTGGACTTTGAAGAGGGTGACGGCGCCTGGTGTCCAGAGATCACGGTGGAGCCGGACCACCTGAAGGAGTTCCTGCAGATTGATTTGCGCTCACTCCACTTCATCACCCTTGTGGGGACGCAGGGTCGCCACGCCGGCGGCATTGGTAACGAGTTCGCCCAAATGTACAAGATCAAGTACAGCCGCGACGGCAGCCGTTGGATCTCGTGGAGGAATCGGCAAGGCAAGCAG GTGATCGAGGGCAAcaggaatgcttatgacatcgtGCTGAAAGACCTGGAGCCGCCTGTGATCGCTCGGTTTGTGCGCTTCATGCCCGTCACTGATCACTCCATGAATGTCTGCATGAGGGTGGAGCTGTACGGCTGCGAATGGCTTG ATGGTCTGGTTTCGTACAACGCTCCGGTGGGCCAGCAGATGAACTTACCCGAGCACACCGTCTACCTCAACGACTCGGTCTACGACGGAGCCGTCATCCACAG TATGACCGAGGGCTTAGGCCAGCTGACGGACGGCGTGTGCGGATTGGACGATTTCGCAGACAGCCACGTGTACAACGTGTGGCCCGGCTATGACTACGTGGGCTGGAACAATCACAGCTTCCCTGAACGCTACGTAGAAATCATGTTTGAGTTTGATCGCATAAGAAACTTCACCACAATGATG GTTCACTGCAACAACATGTTCACGCACAACGTGAAGACCTTCCAACAGGTGGTCTGCTACTTTCGCTCAGAGTTGGATTGGGAACCCACGCCCCTCGTCTTCACCCCCGAGATAGACGACGAGGACCCCGGTGCACGTTTTGTCGCCGTCCCGCTGGCCAATCACATGGCCAGCGCCATTAAATGCCAGTTCTACTTTGCAGACGTCTGGCTATTGTTCAGCGAGATAACCTTCCAGTCAG ATACAGCCATGTATAACACAACACTGTCTCCTCCCAAAACAGGACTTCCGCCTGTCATCCAGCCAG AGGATGACCCCACCCACAAAGTGGATGACAGCACTACCCGCATTCTGATTGGCTGTCTGGTGGCCATCATCTTCATCCTGGTGGCCATCATTGTCATCATCCTGTGGAGGCAGGTGTGGCAGAAGATGCTAGAGAAG AGCGAGACCTTCGCCTACAGTCACAACCAGCCAAGCAGCACCACCAGTGAACAAGAATCCAGCTCCACTTACGAACGCATCTTCCCGCTGGGTCCGGACTACCAGGAGCCATCGCGGCTTATAAGCAAGCTTCCCGAGTTCGCACAGAGCTCAGAGGAACCTG CCTCCAGCAGTACGTCAACCCAGGATGGTGTCCCACACTATGCCGAAGCGGACATTGTAACCCTGCAGGGAGTGACCGGAGGCAACACGTACGCCATCCCTGCGCTCGCCATGGACCTTCTCTCCGGAAAAGACGTGGCGGTCGAGGAGTTTCCAAGGAAGCTCCTCACATTTAAAGAGAAGCTAGGAGAGGGCCAGTTCGGAGAG GTGCATCTTTGTGAGGCAGAAGGAATGCAGGAGTTTATGAATaaagagtttttatttgacgtgCCAGAAGAAGCAATGGTTTTAGTGGCGGTGAAGATGCTGCGGGCAGATGCGAGCAAAAATGCAAG GAATGACTTCCTAAAAGAGATCAAGATCATGTCTCGCCTGAAGGACCCCAACATTGTTCGCCTGCTGGCCGTGTGCATCTACAGCGACCCCTTGTGCATGATCACAGAGTACATGGAAAACGGGGACCTCAACCAGTTTTTGTCCCGCCACGAGCCAGAGGGACAGCTGGCAGTGCTCAGCAATGCGCCTACTGTCAG TTTTAGTAACCTGTGCTACATGGCTGCCCAGATAGCGTCAGGCATGAAGTACCTCTCCTCACTTAATTTTGTACACCGAGACTTGGCCACACGTAACTGCCTGGTGGGCAAGAGCTTCACCATCAAGATAGCCGACTTCGGCATGAGCAGGAATCTATACAGCAGCGACTACTACCGCATCCAAGGCCGAGCGGTGCTGCCCATCCGTTGGATGTCCTGGGAGAGCATCCTTCTG GGTAAATTCACCAcagcgagtgacgtgtgggctttCGCCGTCACCCTGTGGGAGATACTGAACTTCTGCAAAGAGCAGCCCTACTCGCAGCTCACGGATGAGCAAGTCATCGAAAACACGGGGGAGTTCTTCAGAGATCAGAAACGACAG ATCTACCTGCCACAACCTGTACTGTGCCCGGACACACTCTACAAAGTCATGCTGGGCTGTTGGAGGAGAAACACCAAGGAAAGGCCTTCCTTCCAGGAAATACACCGAGCCCTCCTGGAAATACAACTTTAG